A window of Fluoribacter dumoffii NY 23 contains these coding sequences:
- a CDS encoding Hsp20 family protein, translating to MQKKLFPILTSVVLMTALFSGASALDPRVTNQIQKNDPFNIDPFDNDPFFQSSNDALRQMYKMQQAMDQFMKQQFAQMQNSLVNQPNPNLFGSTSTIEIKEGKKGIIYKIKLPKGADSKVDVAVKNGQLVVSTNITQKITREEDHNKSVSYSQSNYSQSFQLPKGYDPNSMATKMKDSNLIVTFKKKYEASSIL from the coding sequence ATGCAAAAGAAACTATTTCCTATTTTAACCTCTGTTGTATTAATGACCGCTCTTTTCTCAGGAGCTAGTGCACTTGACCCTAGGGTAACTAATCAAATACAGAAAAATGATCCGTTCAATATTGATCCCTTTGATAACGACCCTTTTTTTCAATCATCCAATGATGCCCTACGGCAGATGTATAAAATGCAACAAGCTATGGATCAATTCATGAAGCAACAATTTGCACAAATGCAAAATAGCCTTGTAAATCAACCTAATCCAAATCTGTTTGGGAGTACAAGTACCATTGAAATTAAGGAAGGTAAGAAAGGAATTATTTATAAAATAAAATTACCGAAAGGGGCTGACAGCAAAGTGGATGTTGCGGTTAAAAACGGACAGTTAGTGGTTAGTACCAACATCACTCAAAAAATTACACGTGAAGAGGATCATAATAAAAGTGTAAGTTATTCCCAAAGTAATTACAGCCAGTCATTCCAACTGCCTAAAGGCTATGATCCGAACTCTATGGCTACCAAGATGAAGGATTCCAATTTAATTGTGACCTTTAAGAAAAAATATGAGGCATCCTCCATACTCTAA